The Nerophis lumbriciformis linkage group LG05, RoL_Nlum_v2.1, whole genome shotgun sequence genome contains a region encoding:
- the LOC133606609 gene encoding carbohydrate sulfotransferase 12-like isoform X3 — translation MTCKKLSTRISNSYVLPLLTLVTYLCVMVFYYNGDMSTVGRVVREQELRKTVLRDACRENMEAFPQDKQSSDKRIEAALHHLLVDDEHGVIYCFINKVACTNWKRFMNALREGEPYPDLMSISPTKAHNRRYLRSLDSFSKVEMEAKLKHYTKFMFVREPFVRLISAFRDKFLSLDQNYYQRLSQGLLHRYGNLSDTPPTVEEAVALGIQPTFYHFVQHLLNPKTNRHLFDVHWRQFHVTCQPCYIEYDFIGHQETLDEDALQVLTSLNMEKLIKFPPAYQNVTSPASLSKWFKEVPLEDRRKLYELYQKDYELFGYEPPYTLLNVTL, via the exons ATGACATGTAAAAAGCTGTCAACAAGGATATCTAATAGTTATGTCTTGCCGCTCCTTACTTTAGTGACATACCTATGTGTGATGGTATTCTATTACAATGGGGACATGTCAACAG TAGGGAGGGTGGTCCGCGAGCAGGAGCTGAGGAAGACGGTGCTGAGAGACGCCTGCAGAGAAAACATGGAGGCCTTTCCCCAAGATAAGCAAAGCTCGGACAAACGTATCGAAGCAGCGCTACATCACCTCCTTGTCGATGATGAACATGGCGTCATTTACTGCTTTATAAATAAG GTGGCATGCACTAATTGGAAGAGGTTCATGAATGCACTAAGAGAAGGCGAACCCTACCCTGATCTCATGAGCATATCTCCCACAAAGGCCCACAATCGAAGATATCTGCGGAGCCTTGACAGCTTCTCGAAAGTCGAGATGGAG GCCAAGTTGAAGCACTACACCAAGTTCATGTTTGTCCGTGAACCCTTTGTGCGCCTCATCTCAGCCTTCCGGGACAAATTCCTGTCGTTGGATCAAAACTATTACCAACGTTTAAGCCAAGGCCTTCTGCATCGCTACGGCAACCTGTCTGACACCCCGCCGACTGTGGAGGAGGCGGTTGCGTTAGGCATCCAGCCCACCTTCTACCATTTTGTCCAGCACCTGCTGAACCCAAAGACGAACAGGCATTTGTTTGACGTTCACTGGAGGCAGTTTCACGTCACGTGTCAACCCTGCTACATCGA GTACGACTTTATCGGGCATCAGGAGACGCTTGATGAAGACGCCCTGCAAGTGCTAACGTCCTTGAACATGGAGAAGCTCATCAAGTTTCCCCCGGCCTACCAAAATGTGACGTCCCCTGCATCATTGTCGAAGTGGTTTAAAGAAGTGCCCCTGGAGGACAGGAGGAAGCTTTACGAGCTCTATCAAAAGGACTATGAGCTGTTTGGCTACGAACCACCTTACACTTTACTCAACGTCACACTATAG
- the LOC133606609 gene encoding carbohydrate sulfotransferase 12-like isoform X1, protein MVLCRFNSFFFPNRMTCKKLSTRISNSYVLPLLTLVTYLCVMVFYYNGDMSTVGRVVREQELRKTVLRDACRENMEAFPQDKQSSDKRIEAALHHLLVDDEHGVIYCFINKVACTNWKRFMNALREGEPYPDLMSISPTKAHNRRYLRSLDSFSKVEMEAKLKHYTKFMFVREPFVRLISAFRDKFLSLDQNYYQRLSQGLLHRYGNLSDTPPTVEEAVALGIQPTFYHFVQHLLNPKTNRHLFDVHWRQFHVTCQPCYIEYDFIGHQETLDEDALQVLTSLNMEKLIKFPPAYQNVTSPASLSKWFKEVPLEDRRKLYELYQKDYELFGYEPPYTLLNVTL, encoded by the exons ATGGTGCTATGTAGGTTTAACTCATTTTTCTTCCCTAACAGGATGACATGTAAAAAGCTGTCAACAAGGATATCTAATAGTTATGTCTTGCCGCTCCTTACTTTAGTGACATACCTATGTGTGATGGTATTCTATTACAATGGGGACATGTCAACAG TAGGGAGGGTGGTCCGCGAGCAGGAGCTGAGGAAGACGGTGCTGAGAGACGCCTGCAGAGAAAACATGGAGGCCTTTCCCCAAGATAAGCAAAGCTCGGACAAACGTATCGAAGCAGCGCTACATCACCTCCTTGTCGATGATGAACATGGCGTCATTTACTGCTTTATAAATAAG GTGGCATGCACTAATTGGAAGAGGTTCATGAATGCACTAAGAGAAGGCGAACCCTACCCTGATCTCATGAGCATATCTCCCACAAAGGCCCACAATCGAAGATATCTGCGGAGCCTTGACAGCTTCTCGAAAGTCGAGATGGAG GCCAAGTTGAAGCACTACACCAAGTTCATGTTTGTCCGTGAACCCTTTGTGCGCCTCATCTCAGCCTTCCGGGACAAATTCCTGTCGTTGGATCAAAACTATTACCAACGTTTAAGCCAAGGCCTTCTGCATCGCTACGGCAACCTGTCTGACACCCCGCCGACTGTGGAGGAGGCGGTTGCGTTAGGCATCCAGCCCACCTTCTACCATTTTGTCCAGCACCTGCTGAACCCAAAGACGAACAGGCATTTGTTTGACGTTCACTGGAGGCAGTTTCACGTCACGTGTCAACCCTGCTACATCGA GTACGACTTTATCGGGCATCAGGAGACGCTTGATGAAGACGCCCTGCAAGTGCTAACGTCCTTGAACATGGAGAAGCTCATCAAGTTTCCCCCGGCCTACCAAAATGTGACGTCCCCTGCATCATTGTCGAAGTGGTTTAAAGAAGTGCCCCTGGAGGACAGGAGGAAGCTTTACGAGCTCTATCAAAAGGACTATGAGCTGTTTGGCTACGAACCACCTTACACTTTACTCAACGTCACACTATAG
- the LOC133606609 gene encoding carbohydrate sulfotransferase 12-like isoform X2, whose translation MVLCRFNSFFFPNRMTCKKLSTRISNSYVLPLLTLVTYLCVMVFYYNGDMSTGRVVREQELRKTVLRDACRENMEAFPQDKQSSDKRIEAALHHLLVDDEHGVIYCFINKVACTNWKRFMNALREGEPYPDLMSISPTKAHNRRYLRSLDSFSKVEMEAKLKHYTKFMFVREPFVRLISAFRDKFLSLDQNYYQRLSQGLLHRYGNLSDTPPTVEEAVALGIQPTFYHFVQHLLNPKTNRHLFDVHWRQFHVTCQPCYIEYDFIGHQETLDEDALQVLTSLNMEKLIKFPPAYQNVTSPASLSKWFKEVPLEDRRKLYELYQKDYELFGYEPPYTLLNVTL comes from the exons ATGGTGCTATGTAGGTTTAACTCATTTTTCTTCCCTAACAGGATGACATGTAAAAAGCTGTCAACAAGGATATCTAATAGTTATGTCTTGCCGCTCCTTACTTTAGTGACATACCTATGTGTGATGGTATTCTATTACAATGGGGACATGTCAACAG GGAGGGTGGTCCGCGAGCAGGAGCTGAGGAAGACGGTGCTGAGAGACGCCTGCAGAGAAAACATGGAGGCCTTTCCCCAAGATAAGCAAAGCTCGGACAAACGTATCGAAGCAGCGCTACATCACCTCCTTGTCGATGATGAACATGGCGTCATTTACTGCTTTATAAATAAG GTGGCATGCACTAATTGGAAGAGGTTCATGAATGCACTAAGAGAAGGCGAACCCTACCCTGATCTCATGAGCATATCTCCCACAAAGGCCCACAATCGAAGATATCTGCGGAGCCTTGACAGCTTCTCGAAAGTCGAGATGGAG GCCAAGTTGAAGCACTACACCAAGTTCATGTTTGTCCGTGAACCCTTTGTGCGCCTCATCTCAGCCTTCCGGGACAAATTCCTGTCGTTGGATCAAAACTATTACCAACGTTTAAGCCAAGGCCTTCTGCATCGCTACGGCAACCTGTCTGACACCCCGCCGACTGTGGAGGAGGCGGTTGCGTTAGGCATCCAGCCCACCTTCTACCATTTTGTCCAGCACCTGCTGAACCCAAAGACGAACAGGCATTTGTTTGACGTTCACTGGAGGCAGTTTCACGTCACGTGTCAACCCTGCTACATCGA GTACGACTTTATCGGGCATCAGGAGACGCTTGATGAAGACGCCCTGCAAGTGCTAACGTCCTTGAACATGGAGAAGCTCATCAAGTTTCCCCCGGCCTACCAAAATGTGACGTCCCCTGCATCATTGTCGAAGTGGTTTAAAGAAGTGCCCCTGGAGGACAGGAGGAAGCTTTACGAGCTCTATCAAAAGGACTATGAGCTGTTTGGCTACGAACCACCTTACACTTTACTCAACGTCACACTATAG
- the LOC133605756 gene encoding carbohydrate sulfotransferase 12-like isoform X1, which translates to MTCKKLSTRISNSYVLLLLTLVTYLCVMVFYYNGDMSTVGRVVREQELRKTVLRDACRENMEAYPQDKQSSDKRIEAALHHLLVDDEHGVIYCFINKVACTNWKRFMNALREGEPYPDLMSISPTKAHNRRNLRSLASFSKVEMEAKLKHYTKFMFVREPFVRLISAFRDKFLSLNQNYYQRISRGLLHRYGNLSDTPPTVKEAVALGIQPTFYHFVQHLLDPERNRRLFDIHWKQFHLTCQPCYIEYDFIGHQETLDEDALELLTSLNMEKLIKFPPAYKNVSSHASLSKWFKEVPLEDRRKLYELYQKDYELFGYEPPYTLLNVTQ; encoded by the exons ATGACATGTAAAAAGCTGTCAACAAGGATATCTAATAGTTATGTCTTGCTGCTCCTTACTTTAGTGACATACCTATGTGTGATGGTATTCTATTACAATGGGGACATGTCAACAG TAGGGAGGGTGGTCCGCGAGCAGGAGCTGAGGAAGACGGTGCTGAGAGACGCCTGCAGAGAAAACATGGAGGCCTATCCCCAAGATAAGCAAAGCTCGGACAAACGTATCGAAGCAGCGCTACATCACCTCCTTGTCGATGATGAACATGGCGTCATTTACTGCTTTATAAATAAG GTGGCATGCACTAATTGGAAGAGGTTCATGAATGCACTAAGAGAAGGCGAACCCTACCCTGATCTCATGAGCATATCTCCCACAAAGGCCCACAATCGAAGAAATCTGCGGAGCCTTGCCAGCTTCTCGAAAGTCGAGATGGAG GCCAAGTTGAAGCACTACACCAAGTTCATGTTTGTCCGTGAACCCTTTGTGCGCCTCATCTCAGCCTTCCGGGACAAATTCCTGTCGTTGAATCAAAACTATTACCAACGTATAAGCCGAGGCCTTCTGCATCGCTACGGCAACCTGTCTGACACCCCGCCGACTGTGAAGGAGGCGGTTGCGTTAGGCATCCAGCCCACCTTCTACCATTTTGTCCAGCACCTGCTGGACCCAGAGAGGAACAGGCGTTTGTTTGACATTCACTGGAAGCAGTTTCATCTCACGTGTCAACCCTGCTACATCGA GTACGACTTTATCGGGCATCAGGAGACGCTTGATGAAGACGCCCTGGAACTGCTAACGTCCTTGAACATGGAGAAGCTCATCAAGTTTCCCCCGGCCTACAAAAATGTGTCGTCTCATGCATCATTGTCGAAGTGGTTTAAAGAAGTGCCCCTGGAGGACAGGAGAAAGCTTTACGAGCTCTATCAGAAGGACTATGAGCTGTTTGGCTACGAACCACCTTACACTTTACTCAACGTCACACAATAG
- the LOC133605756 gene encoding carbohydrate sulfotransferase 12-like isoform X2: MTCKKLSTRISNSYVLLLLTLVTYLCVMVFYYNGDMSTGRVVREQELRKTVLRDACRENMEAYPQDKQSSDKRIEAALHHLLVDDEHGVIYCFINKVACTNWKRFMNALREGEPYPDLMSISPTKAHNRRNLRSLASFSKVEMEAKLKHYTKFMFVREPFVRLISAFRDKFLSLNQNYYQRISRGLLHRYGNLSDTPPTVKEAVALGIQPTFYHFVQHLLDPERNRRLFDIHWKQFHLTCQPCYIEYDFIGHQETLDEDALELLTSLNMEKLIKFPPAYKNVSSHASLSKWFKEVPLEDRRKLYELYQKDYELFGYEPPYTLLNVTQ, from the exons ATGACATGTAAAAAGCTGTCAACAAGGATATCTAATAGTTATGTCTTGCTGCTCCTTACTTTAGTGACATACCTATGTGTGATGGTATTCTATTACAATGGGGACATGTCAACAG GGAGGGTGGTCCGCGAGCAGGAGCTGAGGAAGACGGTGCTGAGAGACGCCTGCAGAGAAAACATGGAGGCCTATCCCCAAGATAAGCAAAGCTCGGACAAACGTATCGAAGCAGCGCTACATCACCTCCTTGTCGATGATGAACATGGCGTCATTTACTGCTTTATAAATAAG GTGGCATGCACTAATTGGAAGAGGTTCATGAATGCACTAAGAGAAGGCGAACCCTACCCTGATCTCATGAGCATATCTCCCACAAAGGCCCACAATCGAAGAAATCTGCGGAGCCTTGCCAGCTTCTCGAAAGTCGAGATGGAG GCCAAGTTGAAGCACTACACCAAGTTCATGTTTGTCCGTGAACCCTTTGTGCGCCTCATCTCAGCCTTCCGGGACAAATTCCTGTCGTTGAATCAAAACTATTACCAACGTATAAGCCGAGGCCTTCTGCATCGCTACGGCAACCTGTCTGACACCCCGCCGACTGTGAAGGAGGCGGTTGCGTTAGGCATCCAGCCCACCTTCTACCATTTTGTCCAGCACCTGCTGGACCCAGAGAGGAACAGGCGTTTGTTTGACATTCACTGGAAGCAGTTTCATCTCACGTGTCAACCCTGCTACATCGA GTACGACTTTATCGGGCATCAGGAGACGCTTGATGAAGACGCCCTGGAACTGCTAACGTCCTTGAACATGGAGAAGCTCATCAAGTTTCCCCCGGCCTACAAAAATGTGTCGTCTCATGCATCATTGTCGAAGTGGTTTAAAGAAGTGCCCCTGGAGGACAGGAGAAAGCTTTACGAGCTCTATCAGAAGGACTATGAGCTGTTTGGCTACGAACCACCTTACACTTTACTCAACGTCACACAATAG